The region GATTTTCCCGCGTTCTTTCCCCGTTCAGAGTTTCGGAGAAAAGTCTTCAGTTTGGTCTGTTCAAAGCCCAGAACTAATCGCGTACAAGACGGCCCTCAAAGAATTAAATGTGGAATTCCAGTCTTGTGGACAAAAGCTATCTGGACGAAGCTGCATCCGTCAATATTTAAGGTAGGTAGCTTGCAGGTCAGCGAGGATGGTGTATGGGACCTTGTGCTTACGTTGGACAGAACCGAGATAGGAAGCTGAACATGAAGCAGGCAGTTATAGTTGGTTGATGCAACCCATTGAGGCGTGCCGCCGTCTTGGCTTGCTGCTCGGGGACCATTGCGGCTCGGGGACCATTGCGGCTGAAAGCCCAATGTGTAGACATAAATCAAGATACCTACCTTATCTACGTTAACCGGGCCTTAAATACCTACATTTACAAGGGCTAATCCTTATTCTTTGCTATCTTTCCACATTCTCAGGGATAAAAGTTGACGTAGACATAGCGTACGCAAAGCTTCAAACTTGATACCTGACGTTGTTTACCTGAAATGgccaccaaaccaacaaTCGTCACAGAGGTCAACGTTCTTGTTGACCCTGAAGATGCCAACATAGAGTATGAAACCCCTCCGTTCGTTTCAGTCTTGTTCAATAGGGAGATAGAGTATCTAACCCGAAAACAGCATCGTGGCAATCCCTGGCCTTGGTGCCAACCCAGTTAAGAGCTGGATGTGGGACGAGAAGGACGAAAAAAGCTTCAACTGGCTGAAGGATAAAGAGGGTATCAAGAAGGACTTTCCACAGGCCCGCATCATGCTCTACCACTACGCCTCGGCCTATCAGGGTACCTTCAAGGTTAGGCAATACATGAGCAATATTGCAGATACCATGCTTGTCAGCCTGAAGCAGCGGAGAGAAGTACGGTGATGTTTACCTCAGATGTTCCTTCCTGTCCACTGACCAAAATACCTAGGAGCCCAAGGAATGCCGCCGTCGGCCAATTGTATTGATTGGGCACAGCATGGGAGGTCTTGTGGCGGCCAAGGGTTTGACATTGGCCGAACAGCGCCGCGACAAATTTCCCGATGTGTACGAGGGAATTGTGGGAATCTTGACATTCGGTACACCTTTCGGTGGTGCTCCAGTTGCGGACATTGCCACAGAATGGACCAAGCTCAACGAGCACACAGGCAAGGCCATCACATCCAAGCTTCTTGACCTGCTGACGCCAGGGAACGAAAATTTGCGCGAGTTGAAGCATGATTTTGTACGATCTGCCATGAAGCTTGGCCAAAAAGTCGACCTCCATTGCTTCTGGGAGCAGAACGAGACACGCTGGGACAAGGTGATGGAGAAGTTGGCTCCTACTGACTTCCCTATCTCAACCctggagaagctcaagctcaGAGTGAGTAATGGTACTTCGTTTGGGCCTGGAATGTAAGGGGTATAGGCTAACATCAGGCATCCAGGAATATCGGGAGTTCGTAGGCAGAGAGTCGGCCACTCTGCCTGGAGCATCCGAGACCGGGCTGACACGCACACACAGGGATCTTGTCCGTTTTGAAAGCTGCAAAGACTCACAGTACCAATTGGTGCGAGCAGCCTTGAAGAGTATTGTTCATAGCGCAGCGCGCAACGCCAAAGGTCGTTTCAACTGCATGCGCCAATTCAGCATCAAACCAGAAACACACAAAGCCGTGATTGATGCCCTCGACGGCGCTGACGTGCAAAAGAAGTTCAGATCACTCTCACAGCGGCTCGCTTCTGACTCATGGATCCTCTCAGAGCCGGAATTTCAGGATTGGATGGATAGCAAGAGCAAAACCGACGACTTTCTCTGGATTTacggtggggaggggaaagggaaaacGCCTGCTTCCACAGCCGTGGTCAAAAACGTCGAGTCGGCAATTTgcaaggaggagatggaatCCTCGGACCGGGCTCCAACTTTGTTGGCATACTTCTTCTGCGACCAAGTCCCTGACTTTTGCACGGCCGAGGATGTGGTCAAATCTCTGCTCCGGCAACTCTGCCTTCAACAAGACACTCTTGCCAATTATGCCAAACAGTTCATCTCCAGGGCCCCGAGCGAACATGGCGGTAgcaacggcagcaacaacagcaccgcGCTCGGCATCGAGAACCTCTGCCAGAGTCTGCGAGACATGCTCACTGAGAGCACTATTGGAACTGTGTACTTCGTCATCTGCAACCTCCACGAGCTcccagaggaggaggactcAACCAAGAAGCTCTTATCCTTCGTGCAGTCGCTCATCGATTCACCTCAGCTCCAAGCTGACAAGCGCGTCCGTACCAAGTGGCTGTTCGCAACCAGGGACAGGATATCCATTCGAGGAGTGCTTGGATCAAGCGATGTGGTTCGCCAGATCAATCTCAACGATTCAGAAAAGTATGGAGACAAAGTTAAACTCGAACTGCAGCGACATGCCTGGAGCAAGGTCGACGGTCTGCGTGAGCAGAAAGGCTACAACAAGGCAATCACCTACTTCGCCGGCAGTGTTATTGGGAACCGTGCCGAGAGCACCAAGTGGATTGACGTGGCGATTGTGCAGCTAGCAGCGCTTCCGGCCGAGTCTAATGATATCAAGGTCCGGAAGATGCTAGAGCGTGTGCCGCAAGACTTTGCGACACTTTTGGATCATGCCTGGCGATCGGTGCGTTATTCCTAGAATGAAAATGACCATCAAATGCTGATTCGTCAACACACCTTAGATACTCAGACCAAACGAGGAAGGCCTCGATGCCATCAAGGAGCTCCTCCGCGCCCTTGTATTGACATACGAAGACCCCACGGAGAGTGAGCTGTTAGTGCTTGCCGGACTGCCAGCTAGTGAAGCAAAACACAAGGAGGAACTTTTCAAGACGATACAAAAGTGCAGACCCTTACTCACGCTTCGAAAGTCCGGTGACGAGGCTCGGATCGGCTTCGTCAACGCCGATGTCAAAAAGCACCTCCACAAGAACTCCAACAAGCTTCTCGATCTCCCCGAGGATGCCATTCAGCTCCAGCACGGAATTCTTGCCCTGCGATGCTTTTCGCATATCATGGATAACTTGACTGCAGCACTTCAGTCCACAATAGTTGCCAAGTCTCCTACGTCCAGCCAGAGTCAACAGACtcaacaccagccagttGCCATGCAAGGGCCCGTCACTGCTGCCGGTCCTGGTGTTTCCGGGGCTCCTGATATCGGTGATGATActgaagatgaagagatCGAGTTCGAtttcgatgatgatgagagtaCCGACTTGGACTTAACTGCCCAAGCACCGGATACACCTCAGCAAGCACCAATTCTGCCGTATGCAACGAGATATTGGCTACAGCATGCGAGTGAGGCCACCAGAGATATCGCGGAAAGGCTCAGCTTGGAAAAGGCATTCTGGGAGCCAGACTCGGAGATTCGCCACTTGTGGCTGACGGAGTTTGAGAGGCTTACAGGCGCCTTTGACGGCTTGGTCGTCGATAAGCGCCTGAAAGCACTACATGTGGCCGCATCGGTTGGGTTTCCTCGACTGGTCGCGTCGTTGCTCAAGGCAGGGTATGATAAGGAAGTGAACGAATACGATACGTATGACAACGCACCCGTAGGTTTTTCTTCGAACCCTCAACCTGCTCCAGTTCTTGGAAAAAAACGACTAACATAGCACACAGCTCCACCTGGCTGCCCTCTTCGGCAAGGCAGACATCATCGAGCAGTTGCTTGAGGTCAAGAGTGTCAAACTCGATGACGCCGGCAAAAACAGTTCAGCATGTACCCCTCTTTCGATGGCCGCCGCGCGCGGCAAGATTCTCGTGATGAAGAAGCTCATCAGTAAAGGGGCCAATGTCAATTCAATCGATGTTGACATAGGTCCAGTCATCAACGCGGCTATTCTGTCCGGCAACAGCGATGCGGTAAAGCTGCTGATCGAACACGAAGCCAAACTGAACTACCCAGAGCATGAACACGAGGCCTCTGACTGGCCGCCGCCTCTTGCGCTCTCAGCCCTGTTTTCGGACCTGTCCATGTTCCAAACCATTTTAGACGCCGGGAACGAGGTTCTgagtgaggaggagtatAGCAAGGCTCTCGTCCTCGCATCCAGATCCGGCCGCGTCGAGATTGTGTCTTTATTGTTCGAAAACGAGCATGGTCAGGACACCTTTCAGAAGTCCCTCCAGGCCGCTCTTGAGGAAGAAAACTGGGATGTCACCAAGCTTCTTTTGCGCCACTCCCAAGATATGCTGGACTGCAACGACGTCTTTGAGAAAGCCTCAACAAGCGTCGAAAGCCTCGAAGACGTGCTAGATGAAATATGGAGGCATAGGCAAGGCCAGATCAACCAGGAAATCCTCAACAAATGCCTATATACGGCCACCGATAACGAGAAGGAGAATACCGTCAAGGCTCTCTTGAGGATGGGTGCTGATCCAAACGCGGAAGGCGCTTTGTAAGACACTATCATCTGCCCCTCGTTCCACGCCGATGCTAATAAGAAGCTACATAGATTTGGCAATGCGCTCACTGCTGCTGCAAATGACGGAGTCACCACGGATGATGGAAATGTGCCTATTGTGCAAGCCCTTCTCGAGGCCGGTGCTACTGTCACATCTGATTCCGGCTGGGCTCTTCAAGCCGCGGCCGAGCAAGGCCATCTAGCCGCTGTCAAGCTGCTCCTTGACTACGGAGCCGACATCAACCATTTCAGCGTCCAACACTCATCCGGCACCGCTCTTCAAGCAGCATGTGACTGCGGGCACGAAGAAGTCGTGGAGTATCTGCTCAGCAGAGGCGCAGACCCAAACAAAGGCGGCGGGCGATACGAGTATCCGATCATCGTGGCATCGATGCAGCCCAAAATTCTGCCTCATCTTCTCGCCGCTCCGGGAATCGAACTCAATGTGGTTGGTGGACCAGGCCACGGGAGCCCGCTTGTTTACGCCGCGGCCTCGCTACCTGCTGAGTACATTGTACAGCTCATCCAGGCGGGTGCGGATGTAAACATGGTTGATTTAGATGGTGATACACCTCTCATGGCTGCGGCGTTGGTGGGTGACTATGAATGTgtgaagctgctgctggagcatGGGGCGGACATCATGACCATAAGCCCCAACAGGGGCACCGCTCTAGAAGTGGCGCTGGAAGAGGGGCACGACGAGTGCATAAAGCTACTGGCGAATAGAGCTGTCTTTATTCAGAGGCAATTACAGATCTCTGCGGAGCGAGAGGAAGGGTTGGCATTGGAAATCATTGAgcaggagagagagaaccgGCGCTACCtccatcagcagcaacaacaacaacaacaacaacaacaacaacaacggcagcagcagcagcgtaTTGGTAGCAATTTTGGCCAGCAAGAACCCGAACTCGAGGACCAAATCGGCAGGCTGAGGCTACAGGACGACGATCACGATGTTGATGTGGACTCCTTGAGTCAGGGCGGCGATGGGAACCCTCACCCCACGaccggtgaagaagaggactCTTATCAACAAGGAAGCTGGTAGTGGGATACGACTAAGGCAGCATGATGGCTGTGTCAAAACACTGGGCTTCTAGCCTAGATATGAGGCTGTCCCCAGGAGTAGCTACCAAAGAACAAGCTTCATGACCCTAGATCCCTCCGAAGTGCAATACAGTAACGGTAAAATCGGCCCATTAACCACGCAATACCCTACAATTCGAGCTCCTGTGCATAACGAATTCCCATAGCAAACATCCAGACCCTTGGATCAACAACAACGTCGTGTTGATCTCTCAGCTCATTGAGCTTGgtctccaactccctcaaTGGCACCTCCCACTCAACCGTAAACTCTCCCTTATCCAACCTCTGctgcccctcttcctccccatctttATCTCTCGCACAAACAAAAACTGCGCTGAGCTTCGCAGCAATAGGCACCGGCTCCGAGGTCAACGGAGGGCTCGCTGGCCCAATCACCAAGCCTGTCTTGGTAGTttcctcttccagctccCTCACAGCAGCCTGCTCGGCCGTCTCGGCCCTGCGGCGGCCTACAAAGCCAGCTGGGAACTCGATCGTGTCGGCTTCGTATTGGGGGCGGAACTGCTGAACCAGGATAGTGCACCACCTGCCCCGGGAGTCTCTGTAGATGTTGGGGACCAGCATCCCGACTGGCTGATGCAGGTCAGGGTAATTGCGGAGGAAGACAAAGTCCCGTTCTCGGATCACTTCGTCTTTGTCTCTTGGGTCGATGTAAGTGAGAACACCGAGGCCTTGGTACTTGCCACAGGCGATTGGCTTCTTGTCTATGATGTAGGGGGAGCTTGACTTGGGCAGTGTTGGTGTGGCCGGAGTTGCTGAGGATGCCATGATTTTTGATGGGTTGTGTGGTGCAGCTTGTGTCTGCCGGGATAGGTTGAAGGTGATATTAGACGTGGGACTTGACGAAATAGTGTGAGATATTCTGCCTATCCCATCTTTGATCTGTACTGAATTGGAGTAGGAAAGCTCGGAGGAGCGGGATAGGTCACCCTTTATCAACCCGAGGTGGGCTTACCTTAGTATGACCAGTCAATACACGATACAGtcatccaccatcaccgaacAAGGCTAGGCATTGAAGCAGTGCCTGACAACCTAACATGGTAACACGAGTGATATAATTAACTTGCAGCCCCTAAGCGTTATGTGCCGCACGACTTCACCCTTTTTCTCAGTGTAGCATTGATGTTTCTCCACGTTTGCGCCAAGCCAGCTGAGTGCCTGAAAAAGGCTGGCGCTTAGGTAGGAAGGTGAGGTACGGAGTAAGCAGCATGGATGCTGGGCTGGCAGCCGCTCATCTTTCTGAAGACGCGGACAGCCCGTTCCCCAACTCATATACATCGTCAGCTACACATTGTTTTGCTAAACTTCAACTTCATTCGCAGTTCATATCGTATCCTCCATGACCAACCCTTGACCCTGATCTCTGCCATCACAGCTCACACACCAAGGTGAGCGACGATGGGATGTTCACTTAACACTTAAATCTTACAACTTCAAACCAGAGCCGCAGCAAAGAGTCGCAGCCATGGCGCCCTTACCAGCATCGCCCTTTACGTGCAATATTCTAGAGACAAATCAGGAAAACGTTCAAGACGACGGGAACAGGCTTCTTGACCAGTTTCCTGCCTCGTATCGGGCTGATCCCGACGACTTGCGGGCCCCAGCTACCCCCGAGTTAGACCTCATCGCCCAGGAGATAAACGTCAAGAGGCTGCATGGAATCATCCACCTACTGTGGCTTGCAGGGCGGCCCGTCCcgcctcgccctctccacTACCAGCTAGCCCTAGGGCGAGAGATCACCGTCATCGAACGAATGGAAGTCCACCTAGTCTGGGGCTCAGGCCGGATCTACCTCAAGCCCTTACCGCGCTACCTTCTAAACCCACACTTCTGGACCAGCTACCTCTCCTGCTCCCAATGCCTCCCCCGACAACCCCTAGAAGCTGGCCCACCCCCTtgcccccacccccgccttAAAAGCTGCGCCCTCGGATTCCTCCTCTCCTACATCGCCCTCATAGCCTACGAAAACGACTTCCTCATCGCCAAGGACAAACGCCTCATCCCATCAGAAATCACCTGGCCCCAATGGCGCCAGCTAGTCCGTGAAGTCCTCGCCGGCGACGGTGCCAACCGTTTGTACGCCCACGTCAACCCCCGATTCATCTACGGCGAGCTGAGGCTCAACAGGCTGAAcctcatcttcttcgccctccAGGGTCCCCTCTCCACCGGGTTCGTAGCCACCTGGAATTCCTACGGGGCTTTCTACCGCGACAACTCGGCCTGGATCATCACCGTCATAGCTtacatcgtcctcgtcctgtCTGCCGCCCAGGTCGGTCTTTCGACGACCCGGCTGGCCGAGAGCGACGCTTTCCAGGACGCGTCGTACGGCTTCACTATATTTTCATTGGTCGTTCCGCTCTTTGCTCTCGCTATGCTCGTCGGTTTGTCGGCTGTTCTGTGGGCGTACAATGTGGTGAGGACGAGGCGGTTCGAGGCCAAAAGATCAAAAACTCTCGGGAGGGCCTGGCGAGGGGAGAAGACAGAGTCGCAACAACGATAGGAAACAGTATATGCAGCAACAGTGAAAGATAAATCGAGAGTACTTCCCTAGTTCCAAATGTATCGTGTGCAATCATCCTATCAACATCtatttcttcttcaacactactctcaacaaacaaaactaATCATACATATATCAAATCCACGCACAAGAATGTACCATCAATCTTGTAAACACATTCAGACAGACATTCAAAgacagagaaagaaaaggtatGAAAATATAGAAAATAGAAATTCTCTCCGTATATGCTCTGATCATTTCtatttccccttcccctcaaGAAACCAGCTTCCATGCTTTCCATACACACAcgcaagaaaaagaaaaaaaactccAGTCATCCCCACACTCCCAGAACCAAAGATCAAGAACCATTGCCGCTCCCCCTTTCTTTGACTTTGAAGTGGTAACAAATAATGCCCAACAATAGTGTTATGCAAGGGTAAAAAGCTTTCCTCCAGCAAAAAAATTGAATCTCTCacagagaaaaagagaagggAAGTGAAGACAAGATAAAAAGTACAATCGAACcgaaaaaaagggggctgTTTGTTACTCGCACTGAATAACCCGACTCAAGCGCCAGTCATTGGACTGCCCGCAGGACTCACCGCATCAAGCGGTGCAGTGTGCAAAGCCGGCTTGTTTGCCAAATCACCCAGCAGCCCGTTCTTCTTGCGGTCCAAAACACTATTCACCCACTCGGCCACCTCATAGTCCCCTTGTCCTATGTGACCTGAGGGGGTGGCAATGCTCATCGCACCCGCTGCGTCCGCCAGTTCGTCATCCGCGGCCGCatcttcggcttcggcgtCCTCTGTGATGGTCTCGGGCTTGCCGAGGGCCTTGATCCAGGGATGTTGGAGGAGCATGGGGTAGGTGTGACGTTTGGCAGGAATCTTGTTGAGACAACAGCGGACAAAGTCTTTGGCAGAGGCGGAATAGCCCTCGTCGGGGAGGTCTGGCGGATCTCCCTCCACAATGGCCTGAGTTAGGATGTTAGTGTCAGATGCTGGCACCAGAATAGCTTGGGGTTCGATCAATAACTTACACTGAGCTGGCTGAAGATGGTGCTCGAGATCTCGGGCGGATAGGGGTATCTTCCCATGGCACATTCGATAATGGTCAAGCCCAAGCTCCAGATATCACTCTGGACATTGTACGAGCCATCCGCAGCACCAGCCATCGCGCCTCCGCTGATACGTTCCGGAGCCATGTAGCTCTGGCAGCCAATGTTGGTCTTGGCGATACTTGCCACAAGGTTGCCCGAGACACCAAAATCGCAAATTTTGACTTGTCCGTTGGTGTTGACTAGAATATTTGTAGGCTTGACGTCGCGAtggatgatgttgtggtCGTCCTTGAGGCTTTTGAGACCCATAATCGTGGCATAGGTAATTTTCCGTAGGACATTCTCGGGAATACCGCCAGCATATATCTTGTCGATACTGCCACCGTCCATATATTCGATACACATATAGACGGCACCTTCTTGGTAGAAGGCACCATAGAAATCGATGATGTACGGGGAAACACACTCGTGGAGAATAACCAGCTCCTTGAGAATGGTCGTAAACTTGGCTTCGTCCAGCTCGAGTCGGATCTCTTTCATAGCCATGACAACACCAGAGGTGGTCCGCCCGCTATTTGAGGTTGGACTTAATGGCGACTCGGCGGAGGCGTCCTCCTCGGACAGAGAGGATTGGCGGGAAAGCGGCTTGAAATGGGACAAGCCTTGCCCAAAGCGTGGTGCTTTTGGTCGGGCATGGCGCACCTTGTACACAGTGCCGTAGTTGCCCTTGCCGAGTTCATCCATGACGTCGATTTCGTCCaaagagatggaaaaggtCTGCCCGCCGGCGAAGTTGACACCCGTGCGGGTAATCGTCGCCGCCCCTTCGAAGGTGATCCAACCCTTATCCGCGTCGATGTAATTCTTGAAGTCCATAAGCTTCGAGCTGTGCTTTTCTCCGTTCAAAGACGGCCGTTTTGGCCCGTCACCCTGGTTCATATCCGACAGCTTGGGTGTACCGGCTGGCGAAGGGGTCCCTGACTCTGATATATTCCCCATCTTCAAGGCCCTCCTCTCGCTCAAGCTTAGAGGCTTCCTTGGACCAGTCCCCGGCACAGCCGGAGCTGACTTGGCAAAGCCAGGGGGTAAGGGTCGGGCCATGCCACCGGGGAGCTTGAGCCCGCCTGATAAGCCACCCGACATCGGTCCTCCCATCGGTCCTCCCATCGGTCCCCCCATCGGCCCTCCCATCTGCGCTCCCATCGGCCCTCCTGATATTGACCCTCCCATGCCTCCCATGTTCAGACTCATGCCGCCCATAGGGGAAGCGCCAGCATTGGCCCGGGCCATACCCATGCGTTGCTCTTGTAATGCGCGTGCTCTTGCCATGATGTCCATGGGCAGGCTGTTGGCACTTGGTGGCGGTCTCCTAGCATTGTTGAGAATGCCAGCGACACTCGAGGTCGGGTTCATGTGCGCGCTGCCCTGAGGATCGGAAACCGTTCTGAGAGAGGGTACACGGCGGGGTGGGTCGCTGGAAGGCGATCCAAAGCCCGGCTGGGCATCAGAACTCGAACTGGGGGGATCAAGAGGTGTGCTGGCTTCCGAGGACTCGTCAATGGAAGCGGGTGAGGTCGGACTACTCATGGCAAACTCGTCTGGAGTCACCGGGTCCGATCGGGGGTTGTCGTCCGCCATGGTGGCAGGTTCggtgtggtgggtgttgatTGCGATGATGAAGCAGTCTACCAGGTACCGAGCATTGGGCTACTGTAGGTGGCGGGGTATATGCTGGTTGAGGGTGAAGCTCAGGGAGTCAAGGTTGAAATgtgtggttgaggttgcaCTAGGAACcggagaaagagaggaatTGTTGATATGAGGGAGGACAGGCGTGGGCGGGCGATGGGGAAGTGGGATCGAGATCTTGAAATGCCCACTCAGGTAGTGCTGGCCTGGTGGTGCCAATGACCAAGCCAAGCAGTTATAGGTCCTCGGTACCTTGGGCAGCAAAGCGATTGGCCACTGATAGGCACAAGGGCTGCAGGTGTGTGTCTCCGCAGCGAGGCCGCGCACTGAGGATTGTGAATGAATTGCTAGTGACCTGCGAGTCGCTTGAAACCGAGTTCCGGGTGTGATGTTAGGAGTGGCAGGTATCTTTTTGGCGGGACTGATGGAAAGTTTTGAGGGGCGTTGTGTCTGGCTGGGCAGGGCGATTTGCTCCGCGGAGAGTGCCCCTCCTTGGTCCCCGCTGTGTTGTTTGACTTTTGGTTCGCTGCCAAGAATCCAAGCTCAGCGACCTCCAGAGCCCCGCCGCTGGCAAATCCGGGCACTGGCCAGCTCCAAAAACCATGGAATGGCCggctccatcttcttcgcctgtttgcgcagaagaagaaggacgtcAAGCTCTAGTGCTCTAGTGTGGATTTCAAGAGGCGGTATACGAGAAATTGCAACTTGGTCTGGGACAAGCGTCGCCTGTCCGTCCCCGTCACTGTGCAGCTTCGTCAAATGCCCTGAATGCTGGAGCGGCATCAAAtcagaaaaggaaaaaaaaacaggggATATGTGACCTCTGATGGAAAGGCAAGCTATGACGTCGAGGTGTGGCTGGTGAATTGCATCAGATAACGTGGCCGGCCACCGACGTTGACAAGGCGGTTACAGCCAAGGAAGCCCAAGGCAAGAAGATCTTCATCTGTACAAGCCACACCAAGCTCAAACTGGCGGTCCCTGCCTGAAAGACCATCACGAGGGTCTGCAAAGGAGCACAGAAATCAAGATGGTATTCTCCTTGCGTCGGTCTGAAACGAGCCACAGCATGCATAAAGGCGAACATGTGTGATTGAGTCTAGAATCGCATTGCCAAACCCGGTCGAAATGTCGTCGATCTTGCTGCCAGAGAGGTGTTTGACCAAAGCCCAAAGGACTCTGCGCCTCAGGCACTCTCGCACTATACCCAAAACTAATTGAAGCGACACGTAAAAAGTTCGCCTTCAAGTCGCCTGTTCGAATATGGCTTGTGATGGTGCGGTGCGGGAGGTGCTACCGCATCACCCGCAATCTGCTTCATTGTTCTCTCCCCACCCGCTAGGCCTGCCAATGAGGTGTCCTCGTTGCTGAACGCCTTCAGATAGGAGTGGCGAGAGCGCCTCGTTGTTATGTGGTCGCTCCTGTCGATACCTGATGTGTTggacagcaacagcatccATAATCACCTTGATCATCAATTGAATCCAAAGGTGTGGAAAGTCCATGATCCCTTGCAGATACTATGCATGTCGACTGCTTGTGATGCATATGCATTGCTGGGAGATAATCGATGCATCTAGGCTCCTTCGCACCGACTGGCGAAACACTCTAATAGTCGAGATAATACAAATGACTCAAGACACAAAAATTGGTGTCCATGACGGTACCTACTTTCCTGACGACATTTTCCTGAGGGCTTCAATATGCTGACGCAGTTTATGTTTTGAAGGAAGCACGGTTGTGTCAGCGAGTGCTCCAAATGGATACAGTCCCATCAAAGTGCGTCATGGACCATATCCCTGGGCGAATTattctgctgctgtgggCATTGGTGTTGCTCGATGTCGTCAAAGCCATCCGCAGAAGCCGTCGTGGTCCAATCTGCCTTCGCGGCCGTTGCCGAAGGTACGAAAGCACAGGAAAATCAAAACATGACAGATTCTTCTGACACTCCGACACTCCGATTAAGCTTTCCTCTCCACGATCCTAGAACCTTGAAATCACTCAGTGCTCCACAACCGCACCTGCTCTGGCAACGTCTTCCTTGGCGATGCTGTGCCAGCCCTGGGGGCCAATTGGTCTAGCTGAAAGCAGCCAACGAGAGGCTGAGGGTCGAACACGTTTCCTGTCATTATCGCGAACCTGGAAGCTTCAGAGAGCACAACCGCAGCGTAGGGAAGGAGCACGATGCCAAGAGAAGCTTCACACCTCTCTACCTAACGTCATAGCCTTTGGGTGGTGCGTTGCGCGGGGGCACAGCTGCTTCTTCAGGCGCCCTCCAGCAGCCGCAGCGTCCTTGGCTTGCGATTAACAAGACCTTGGCACGGAGTAACCAGCGCCGGCCCACTCAGCGCCGGTTATCCACTGTTAGCCGGAACCTGGGAACACATCTGAGAGAAGTAGGGAAACCATGATATCATTGGTCGGCTGTTGAAACAAAGGAGGTTGTTCCTAACAATTAACGAGtagctttttttcttatcgAAGGTGGTCGATGGGCCCCCAACTGAGGTCAGACCAGGCACGCCAGGCTCGTCATTTCAAAGGACCAGGGCAGGCCGACCAGGTTTCTTATCATAGTGGTAGCCCAATTCCGTCCTTATTGAAAACTCCTCTACTACACGTTGGCTCTCATCACAGCTCTCCTCCTTTGATCTTTTGGTAGTTTTCCATCTCCA is a window of Podospora pseudopauciseta strain CBS 411.78 chromosome 1, whole genome shotgun sequence DNA encoding:
- the wis1 gene encoding MAP kinase kinase Wis1 (COG:T; EggNog:ENOG503NUU7), coding for MADDNPRSDPVTPDEFAMSSPTSPASIDESSEASTPLDPPSSSSDAQPGFGSPSSDPPRRVPSLRTVSDPQGSAHMNPTSSVAGILNNARRPPPSANSLPMDIMARARALQEQRMGMARANAGASPMGGMSLNMGGMGGSISGGPMGAQMGGPMGGPMGGPMGGPMSGGLKLPGGMARPLPPGFAKSAPAVPGTGPRKPLSLSERRALKMGNISESGTPSPAGTPKLSDMNQGDGPKRPSLNGEKHSSKLMDFKNYIDADKGWITFEGAATITRTGVNFAGGQTFSISLDEIDVMDELGKGNYGTVYKVRHARPKAPRFGQGLSHFKPLSRQSSLSEEDASAESPLSPTSNSGRTTSGVVMAMKEIRLELDEAKFTTILKELVILHECVSPYIIDFYGAFYQEGAVYMCIEYMDGGSIDKIYAGGIPENVLRKITYATIMGLKSLKDDHNIIHRDVKPTNILVNTNGQVKICDFGVSGNLVASIAKTNIGCQSYMAPERISGGAMAGAADGSYNVQSDIWSLGLTIIECAMGRYPYPPEISSTIFSQLSAIVEGDPPDLPDEGYSASAKDFVRCCLNKIPAKRHTYPMLLQHPWIKALGKPETITEDAEAEDAAADDELADAAGAMSIATPSGHIGQGDYEVAEWVNSVLDRKKNGLLGDLANKPALHTAPLDAVSPAGSPMTGA